The Sesamum indicum cultivar Zhongzhi No. 13 linkage group LG2, S_indicum_v1.0, whole genome shotgun sequence genome contains a region encoding:
- the LOC105155647 gene encoding EG45-like domain containing protein, giving the protein MAIERVIILALVASSLIAMASAIAGTATFYTVYVPSACYGFQDQGTMIAAANPALYNNGAACGRSYRVRCTGRTNDGVLQPCRNGEITVRIVDLCPGCGPDQLDLSQEAFSMIADPNAGRIRIDYNPA; this is encoded by the exons ATGGCGATCGAACGTGTTATAATCTTGGCACTCGTTGCCAGTAGCCTCATTGCCATGGCTTCTGCCATTGCTGGAACTGCCACTTTCTACACTGTTTACGTTC CGTCTGCATGCTATGGATTCCAGGACCAGGGGACGATGATAGCAGCAGCTAATCCTGCTCTGTACAACAATGGTGCGGCCTGTGGAAGAAGTTACAGGGTTCGATGCACTGGACGGACCAACGATGGCGTACTTCAGCCCTGCCGCAATGGTGAAATTACAGTGAGGATTGTTGATCTCTGTCCAGGATGTGGACCCGACCAGCTGGATCTCTCCCAGGAAGCTTTCTCCATGATTGCTGACCCTAATGCTGGAAGAATCCGTATTGATTACAACCC GGCATAA